Proteins encoded by one window of Aphis gossypii isolate Hap1 chromosome X, ASM2018417v2, whole genome shotgun sequence:
- the LOC114130251 gene encoding uncharacterized protein LOC114130251 has product MEWGIKENRVAVIALFKCNKTPLEIFNLLKLLKITKNFVYRTIKRFNEFNTIDDKPRSGRPREIRTNAAVKAVTQRIRRNPLRKQKIMAREMKIPPRTMSRIIKEDLGLGAYRRSTGQRLTDALRQIRTTRAKKLLKRYAKNGHRQILFTEEKIFTVEEKFNRQNDRVYAHNSREAAEKIQRVKRGHHPASVMVWWGVSYEGKNWIFQQDSAPAHKAKTTQRWLEVNLPEFIAAQDWPSASPDLNPLDYRLWNILEEKACSKPHRNIESLKADLVKSAASIPLEVVRAVIDEWPDRLKKCINANGGHFE; this is encoded by the exons ATGGAATGGGGTATTAAAGAAAATCGTGTTGCTGTTATTGCGTTATTTAAGTGTAATAAAACACCATTAGAGATTTTCAACTTATTGAAACTGttgaaaataacgaaaaattttgtttatcggACCATAAAACGGTTCAACGAGTTCAACACTATAGATGACAAGCCAAGAAGTGGACGTCCACGTGAAATAAGAACAAATGCAGCAGTCAAAGCTGTCACACAGAGAATTCGCAGAAATCCACTTCGCAAGCAAAAAATCATGGCTAGAGAAATGAAAATTCCACCAAGAACCATGTCACGAATAATTAAAGAAGACCTTGGTCTTGGTGCTTATCGAAGAAGCACCGGTCAGCGGTTGACAGACGCTTTACGTCAAATTAGAACGACAAGAGCGAAGAAGTTACTTAAGCGGTACGCAAAAAATGGCCACAGACAGATACTGTTTAcagaagaaaaaatttttactgtagaagaaaaatttaaccGTCAAAATGATAGAGTTTATGCTCACAACTCTCGGGAAGCTGCTGAAAAAATTCAAAGAGTAAAAAGAGGACATCATCCAGCCTCAGTGATGGTTTGGTGGGGAGTGTCATATGAGG GAAAGAACTGGATCTTTCAGCAGGATTCAGCGCCTGCACATAAAGCAAAAACCACACAACGCTGGTTAGAGGTCAATTTACCTGAATTTATCGCCGCTCAAGATTGGCCCTCGGCAAGTCCAGACCTCAATCCTTTGGACTACAGACTGTGGAATATTTTAGAGGAGAAGGCCTGCTCTAAGCCCCATCGAAATATCGAATCATTAAAAGCCGATTTGGTAAAATCAGCTGCCTCAATACCGTTAGAAGTGGTGCGTGCTGTCATAGACGAGTGGCCAGATCGTTTgaagaaatgtataaatgcaAATGGTGGACATTttgaatag
- the LOC114130252 gene encoding general transcription factor II-I repeat domain-containing protein 2B-like produces the protein MSINTAQGQTLQVCGLNLEEPCFSYGQLTIRGLFKTSFQVARTLAIAGKPFTDGQIVKECILKTVEEICPDKINLFTGISLSANTIARRTTDLGNDIIRQLKDIAKSFKYFSIALDESTDTSDSAQVLLFVRGVNESFEITEELAAVHSMKDSCTGNEIFLKVKESIFTLGLDFNILKAVTTDGGRNMCGAHTGLVGNVCKVVLETGAAAPMAIHCIIHQQALCGKNAPISEVMNMVVQNVNYIRKSALSHRQFKNFLTEIESEYPDIPYHCEVQKNLAHFPTCNKFKLENDVEFPTDFAVGVLTYLKEQFQTRFRDFESAEDRIRIFENPFAIKIETLPTEFQLEVIELMSNNNFKDYFKEANLQQFYAMLPKESFPNLKKHEREMMSILSSTYLCEQTFSKMKYVKSKYRTNLSDEHLQATLLIGTTKFDANYQDILKTKQFQTSH, from the exons ATGTCCATCAATACGGCACAAGGACAAACGCTCCAAGTATGCGGTTTAAATTTGGAGGAGCCGTGTTTTTCGTACGGGCAACTAACTATACGTGGCCTGTTCAAGA CAAGTTTTCAAGTAGCTCGTACTCTGGCGATAGCCGGAAAGCCGTTTACTGATGGCCAAATTGTAAAAGAGTGCATTTTGAAGACAGTTGAAGAGATTTGTCccgataaaatcaatttattcacCGGTATTAGCTTGTCAGCGAATACAATTGCACGGCGTACCACAGATCTCGGAAATGATATTATTCGTCAATTAAAAGATATTGCTAAaagctttaaatatttttcaattgctTTGGATGAATCTACCGATACTTCAGACTCAGCGCAGGTGCTTTTATTCGTTCGCGGAGTTAATGAATCTTTTGAAATAACCGAAGAATTGGCCGCCGTCCACTCAATGAAAGATTCATGTACTggtaatgaaatttttttgaaggTAAAAGAATCTATTTTTACTTTGGGTCTTGATTTTAACATCTTAAAAGCCGTAACTACTGATGGTGGACGTAACATGTGTGGAGCACATACAGGTTTGGTTGGAAATGTTTGTAAAGTTGTATTGGAGACTGGTGCAGCAGCACCAATGGCTATTCACTGCATAATACACCAGCAAGCTTTGTGTGGGAAAAATGCACCAATATCTGAAGTTATGAATATGGTTGTGcagaatgtaaattatattcgaAAAAGTGCTCTCAGTCACCGTCAGTTTAAGAACTTTCTTACTGAAATTGAAAGCGAGTACCCAGATATTCCATATCATTGCGAAGTTC aaaaaaatcttgCCCATTTTCCAACATGCAACAAATTCAAACTTGAAAATGATGTAGAATTTCCTACCGATTTTGCTGTTGGAGTTCTCACATATTTGAAAGAGCAGTTCCAGACCCGGTTTAGAGATTTCGAAAGTGCAGAAGACCGTATtcgaatttttgaaaatccttttgccataaaaatagaaactttACCGACAGAGTTTCAGCTTGAAGTTATCGAGCTCATGTCAAACAACAATTTCAAAGACTATTTCAAGGAAGCTAATCTCCAACAATTTTACGCCATGTTACCAAAGGAATCATTTCCAAATCTTAAAAAACATGAGCGTGAAATGATGTCAATATTAAGCTCAACATACTTGTGTGAAcagacattttcaaaaatgaaatacgTAAAATCTAAGTACAGAACTAACTTAAGTGACGAACATTTACAAGCGACGCTGCTAATTGGAACCACAAAGTTTGATGCAAACTAtcaagacattttaaaaaccaagCAGTTCCAAACGTCTcactaa
- the LOC126552377 gene encoding uncharacterized protein LOC126552377, with the protein MPRERRANIGRRTRHASQQQVYSRNLREERQNIIRENDRLRHRFKRETVGLCCASGKVKLDPLLTPPQPLKTLFDGSDPDSSHFLQHILEYNNCFRMTSFGANIIREGGFMPTCKIQGQIYHLHGSMVPTPDEPHQFLQIYFISSMVDQLNVRCNIQGAQQLKRRIIEQLQAFFHANNAVVNMFKTALERMPSDTHKFVIRADCTPTGEHVRRFNAPTVNDVAAIIVGDPTKSRDIVVQRRSNIMHRVNETHRLYDALQYPIIYWQGQDGYDITLKMVDPITGVSTNNKNLSAMNYYAYRMMTRTHEENVILKCGRLFQQFAVDMYVKVETERLAFIRFNQPKLRSEDYIHLRDAIHSDGDVQNIGRLTILPSTYIGSPRHMHEYAQDAMTYVRNYGTPDLFITVTCNPKWTEIERELERVKNRKIAMT; encoded by the exons ATGCCTAGAGAACGACGTGCGAACATCGGCCGCCGCACAAGACATGCAAGCCAGCAACAAGTCTATTCAAGGAACTTAAGAGAAgaaagacaaaatataataagagaaAATGACCGATTGAGACATCGC TTCAAAAGAGAAACGGTTGGATTGTGCTGCGCAAGTGGAAAAGTCAAACTGGATCCATTACTTACACCACCACAGCCACTGAAAACATTGTTTGATGGAAGTGATCCCGATTCCAGCCATTTTCTTCAACACATCCTTGAATACAATAACTGCTTTCGCATGACTTCCTTTGGAGCTAATATCATTCGAGAAGGCGGCTTCATGCCGACTTGCAAG ATACAAGGTCAAATATATCATTTGCATGGTTCAATGGTGCCAACACCAGATGAACCGCATCAATTTctgcaaatatatttcatttcgtCGATGGTGGATCAGCTGAACGTGCGGTGCAATATACAGGGAGCACAACAGTTAAAGAGACGAATTATTGAACAGTTGCAAGCATTTTTTCACGCTAATAATGCTGTGGTTAATATGTTCAAAACAGCATTGGAACGAATGCCATCGGATACGCACAAATTTGTCATAAGAGCGGATTGTACTCCAACAGGTGAACATGTGCGAAGATTCAATGCACCCACCGTTAATGATGTTGCTGCAATTATTGTTGGCGATCCAACTAAATCACGAGACATTGTCGTTCAGCGAAGAAGCAATATCATGCATCGTGTAAACGAGACACATCGTTTGTACGATGCGTTACAATATCCAATCATTTATTGGCAAGGGCAAGACGGATACGACATCACGTTGAAGATGGTCGATCCAATTACAG GAGTATcaacgaataataaaaatctaagcgCAATGAATTACTATGCGTATCGTATGATGACTCGTACACATGAGGAGAATGTCATTCTGAAGTGCGGTCGGCTATTCCAGCAATTCGCTGTCGACATGTATGTCAAAGTCGAGACCGAACGTTTAGCGTTCATCAGATTCAATCAGCCAAAGCTACGATCTGAGGACTATATACACTTGCGTGATGCTATTCATTCAGATGGTGATGTTCAGAATATTGGACGACTGACGATTCTCCCATCAACTTATATCGGAAGCCCACGCCACATGCACGAATACGCTCAAGACGCTATGACGTACGTGCGAAATTATGGAACTccggatttatttattacggtCACATGCAATCCGAAGTGGACGGAAATTGAACGCGAGTTGGAACGGGTCAAAAACCGCAAGATCGCCATGACATAA
- the LOC126552378 gene encoding uncharacterized protein LOC126552378 produces MDVLTKYRVFGDTRCHMYSVEWQKRGLPHAHILIWLLNKLHSNEVDDIISAEIPDPVTDPRLHDIVTTQMVHGPCGALNPLSPCMADGKCTKRYPRPLVAETVTGNDGYPVYRRRSKEDNGRTIKVKVQNQEIEIGNEFIVPYCPLLSRIFETHANVESCHSAKSIKYLCKYVTKGSDMAVFGIASENVNDEISNFQMGRYVSTNEALWRLLSFQIHERYPTVVHLAVHLENGQRVYFTEANAAQRAERPPSTTLTSFFAMCEADPFAATLMYVEMPKYYTWNQSTKKFQRRKQGTPVSDWPQVFSTDALGRMYTVHPRNDECFYLRLLLVNVRGPKSFAHLKTVNGHQCQTYREACQLLGLLENDSHWDLTLADSVVSSNAYQIRTLFAIIITTCFPSQPIQLWNKYKDAICEDILHRLRIQTNNPDIQITDEIYNEGLILIENQCLTIANKLLIEVGMIAPNRSMHDAFNQELNRELQYNVDTLQEFVRNNVPLLNEQQKQVYKTLMQAVDNNTGGLFFLDAPGGTGKTFVISLILATIRSRCDIALALASSGIAATLLDGGRTAHSALKLPLNLNTIDTPTCNISRSSAMGKLLMQCKLIVWDECTMAHKKSLEALNFTLKDLRRNNNIFGGLMILLAGDFRQTLPVVPRGTPADELNACLKASPLWNNVKTLSLTTNMRVQLQNDQSAAQFSKQLLDLGNGKVPVDATSGLITLTNDFCRFVDTQLVLIENVFPNISENYKNYAWLSQRAILAAKNNDVHALNFTIQSKIAGDLVTYKSVDSITNPDDVVNYPTEFLNSLEIPGFPPHNLQLKVGTVILILRNLNPPRLCNGTRLSVKRLMPNLIEATIINGKYAECAVRPPSNRVAAIPDAASGQCNFPLCSNVCQNE; encoded by the exons ATGGATGTGCTTACTAAGTATCGAGTTTTTGGTGACACACGTTGTCATATGTACTCGGTGGAATGGCAGAAGCGTGGACTACCGCATGCTCATATCCTAATTTGGTTGCTGAACAAATTACATTCAAATGAAGTGGATGACATCATATCAGCTGAAATTCCTGATCCAGTCACTGATCCCCGTCTACACGACATTGTGACGACACAGATGGTGCATGGACCGTGCGGTGCATTAAATCCATTATCGCCTTGCATGGCTGATGGAAAGTGCACAAAACGATATCCGCGACCGTTAGTTGCTGAAACAGTCACAGGGAACGATGGATATCCAGTTTATCGTCGGCGTTCAAAAGAAGATAACGGTCGAACTATCAAAGTTAAAGTTCAAAATCAAGAGATTGAGATCGGAAATGAATTCATTGTACCATATTGCCCGCTGCTATCACGAATTTTCGAAACACATGCAAACGTTGAGAGTTGTCATTCGGCCaaatcaatcaaatatttgtgCAAGTACGTCACAAAAGGCAGCGACATGGCTGTGTTTGGTATTGCGTCGGAAAATGTGAATGACGAAATCAGCAACTTCCAAATGGGCAGATACGTCAGTACTAATGAAGCACTGTGGCGATTATTGTCATTTCAAATTCATGAAAGATATCCCACAGTTGTACATTTAGCAGTGCATTTGGAAAATGGCCAAAGAGTTTACTTCACTGAGGCTAATGCGGCACAACGAGCTGAGAGACCACCATCGACAACATTGACTAGCTTCTTTGCAATGTGTGAAGCAGATCCATTCGCAGCGACGCTGATGTACGTTGAAATGCCCAAGTATTACACTTGGAATCAATCAACAAAGAAATTCCAACGTCGCAAACAAGGAACCCCAGTTTCAGACTGGCCACAGGTGTTTTCAACTGATGCACTAGGTCGTATGTACACTGTTCATCCTAGAAAcgatgaatgtttttatttgcgACTGCTGTTAGTAAATGTACGTGGACCGAAATCATTTGCGCATTTGAAAACTGTGAATGGCCACCAATGCCAAACATATCGAGAAGCATGTCAACTATTGGGTTTGCTGGAGAACGATTCTCATTGGGATTTAACACTTGCAGATTCAGTTGTTTCATCAAATGCGTACCAAATACGAACGCTGTTCGCAATTATCATCACCACATGTTTTCCTTCACAACCAATTCAGTTATGGAACAAATACAAAGACGCCATATGTGAAGATATCTTGCATCGCTTGCGTATTCAAACGAATAATCCTGACATCCAAATAACCGATGAAATCTACAATGAAGGATTGATTCTGATTGAGAATCAATGCTTGACTATTGCAAACAAGCTACTGATTGAAGTAGGAATGATTGCGCCAAATCGATCGATGCACGATGCATTTAACCAAGAATTAAATCGAGAGCTGCAATACAATGTTGATACATTGCAGGAATTCGTTAGAAATAATGTTCCGTTGCTGAATGAACAGCAAAAACAagtatacaaaacattaatgcAAGCGGTGGACAATAATACTGGTGGTCTATTCTTCCTGGATGCACCTGGAGGAACAGGGAAAACATTTGTCATTTCATTGATTTTGGCCACTATTCGATCAAGATGTGACATAGCTTTGGCGTTAGCATCATCTGGAATTGCGGCGACTCTTCTAGATGGCGGTCGTACTGCACATTCTGCGCTTAAGTTGCCACtcaatttaaacacaattgaTACTCCAACGTGCAATATTTCCCGATCCAGTGCAATGGGAAAATTGTTAATGCAATGCAAGCTCATTGTTTGGGATGAGTGCACAATGGCACATAAGAAATCACTTGAAGCACTTAACTTCACACTGAAGGATCTTCGGAGAAATAACAACATCTTTGGCGGCTTGATGATATTGTTGGCAGGCGATTTCAGGCAGACGTTGCCAGTAGTTCCCCGTGGAACGCCTGCAGATGAATTGAATGCTTGCCTAAAGGCATCACCTTTATGGAATAACGTAAAAACATTATCGCTAACCACTAATATGAgagttcaacttcaaaatgatCAAAGTGCTGCACAATTTTCCAAACAATTGTTAGATCTTGGAAATGGAAAAGTCCCAGTTGATGCGACATCTGGATTAATTACTCTTACCAACGACTTTTGCCGATTTGTAGACACTCAATTAGttcttattgaaaatgttttcccAAACATTAGTGagaattataagaattatgcTTGGTTAAGTCAACGAGCAATTCTTGCAGCAAAGAATAATGATGTCCACGCACTGAATTTCACCATTCAATCAAAAATTGCTGGCGATTTGGTGACATACAAATCCGTTGATTCAATAACAAATCCCGATGATGTAGTAAATTATCCAACGGAGTTTTTGAACTCTCTGGAGATACCAGGATTTCCACCACATAACTTGCAACTGAAAGTTGGTACAGTTATTTTGATACTGCGTAATTTGAATCCACCGCGACTTTGCAACGGTACTCGACTTTCGGTAAAGAGACTTATGCCGAATTTAATTGAGGCAACCATTATTAACGGAAAGTACGCAg aGTGTGCTGTTCGTCCTCCATCCAACAGAGTAGCAGCTATTCCAGACGCAGCAAGTGGCCAATGCAATTTTCCCTTGTGCTCGAATGTTTGCCAAAATgagtga